One segment of Acinetobacter lwoffii DNA contains the following:
- a CDS encoding type IV secretion system protein has product MAIITTLETKIDSLLASYVTGVSSNIASAIVPIALTAATIYILIIGYNIATGAQEDSIYTALWKFFKIAFVGGIALSAGVYQSFVVEAINGLAIGLIQIVSPGGESSLGALLDQVSVPWGELIQKLGEEAESASGVFPDIGLYLSAAVVAVAQFLLFFIGTGLYLLAKISLQLCLGVGPIFILCAMFPATQKYFESWLSQTLSYVFTIGFITAIISMLFAFVSGMCTQITNNFDAGDILTSVVSLCIVAGTIVVIMWNIPTMASAITGGAGVQGVGRAVAQAITKGRGGNNSKSDSASATPTTGGSVQGNSSSSNNSNSSNTGGSKPLYQRHTLSNLKRNK; this is encoded by the coding sequence ATGGCAATTATTACTACATTAGAAACAAAAATTGATTCTCTATTAGCAAGTTACGTGACAGGTGTTAGTAGTAATATCGCTTCTGCAATTGTTCCTATAGCTTTGACTGCTGCAACAATTTATATCCTGATCATTGGCTACAATATTGCGACTGGTGCACAAGAAGATTCCATTTATACCGCTTTATGGAAGTTTTTTAAGATCGCTTTTGTGGGTGGGATTGCTTTAAGTGCAGGGGTTTATCAGTCCTTTGTTGTTGAAGCCATTAACGGACTAGCCATAGGTTTAATTCAAATTGTTAGTCCAGGTGGTGAATCTTCGTTAGGTGCTTTACTGGATCAAGTGAGCGTTCCGTGGGGTGAATTAATCCAAAAATTAGGTGAGGAAGCTGAATCAGCTTCTGGCGTTTTCCCTGATATTGGCTTGTATTTATCTGCTGCAGTTGTTGCTGTCGCTCAATTCCTATTGTTCTTCATTGGTACTGGCCTATATTTACTGGCAAAAATCAGTCTGCAACTTTGTTTAGGCGTTGGTCCCATATTCATTCTGTGTGCAATGTTCCCTGCTACACAAAAATATTTTGAAAGTTGGCTTTCTCAAACATTGAGCTATGTTTTCACCATAGGCTTTATCACAGCAATTATCAGTATGCTCTTTGCTTTCGTTTCAGGCATGTGTACGCAAATCACTAATAACTTTGATGCGGGCGACATTCTTACTTCTGTAGTTTCCCTCTGTATTGTTGCGGGAACTATTGTAGTGATCATGTGGAACATTCCAACGATGGCTTCAGCCATAACAGGTGGGGCGGGTGTTCAAGGTGTCGGTCGTGCTGTAGCTCAAGCAATTACTAAAGGTCGTGGCGGTAATAATTCAAAATCTGATAGTGCTTCAGCTACTCCTACCACTGGGGGAAGTGTTCAAGGGAATTCTAGCAGCTCTAATAATTCCAATAGCTCGAATACAGGAGGATCTAAGCCGTTATATCAACGACACACACTCTCTAACCTCAAAAGAAACAAATAG
- the virB5 gene encoding P-type DNA transfer protein VirB5, translating to MKKQLLALGLGSSLFISGQANATGIPVIDGANLVQAVQNMVAWGEQYNQMVNQIQQAKQQYDSITGIRGFGDAVNNPYLKDVIPSDVADIYKGIQQGGVNGMTSAARNIRDATMVYDCASRTGQNYKACQAALNNNAQTQALNQQALGVADLRTEQIDNLRKQINNTTDAKAIAELQARIQAEQSQVANDANRIALMQAQAQAQKDAAQQLEIEGRLKRAAQKGNILDGYSGN from the coding sequence ATGAAAAAACAATTGTTAGCTTTGGGTTTAGGTTCATCTTTGTTTATTAGTGGTCAAGCCAATGCTACAGGTATTCCTGTCATTGACGGTGCTAACCTTGTTCAAGCTGTTCAAAATATGGTGGCTTGGGGTGAGCAATACAATCAGATGGTGAACCAGATCCAACAGGCAAAACAGCAATACGATTCCATTACTGGTATTCGTGGTTTCGGTGATGCTGTCAATAATCCATATCTTAAAGACGTGATTCCAAGTGATGTTGCTGACATTTATAAAGGCATCCAACAAGGCGGTGTCAATGGTATGACTTCAGCAGCTAGGAACATTCGTGATGCCACAATGGTTTATGACTGTGCTTCTAGAACTGGCCAGAACTATAAAGCCTGTCAAGCTGCATTAAATAACAATGCACAAACACAGGCTTTAAATCAGCAAGCGTTAGGCGTTGCGGATCTGCGTACTGAGCAGATTGATAATCTGCGTAAACAGATCAATAACACTACTGATGCTAAAGCTATCGCTGAGTTACAGGCTAGGATTCAAGCGGAACAGTCACAAGTTGCTAATGATGCAAACCGAATTGCTTTGATGCAGGCGCAAGCGCAAGCTCAAAAAGATGCAGCACAACAGCTTGAAATTGAAGGCCGATTAAAACGTGCTGCCCAAAAAGGCAACATTCTTGACGGCTACTCTGGTAACTAA